attgatcgtttagttttattaatattgctttcttcatgtcaaataaatattccttcgactatgagattatgcaactcctggataccagaggaatgccttatgtgctatcaaacgtcacaacataactgggcaactataaagatgctctataggtatctctgaaggtgtttgttgggttggcatagatcgagattaggatttttcactccgaatatcagagaggtatctttgggccctctcggtaatgcacaccataaGAAGCCTTGccagcaatatgactaatgagttagttgcaggatgatgtattacagaacgagtaaagagacttgccggtaacgagattgaactaggtatgaagataccgacgatcgaatctcgggcaagtaacataccgatgacaaagggaataacgtatgttgtcattatggctcgatcgataaagatcttcgtaaaatatgtaggagccaatatgagcatccaggttccgctattggtgattgaccggagaggtgtctcggtcatgtctacatagttctcgaacccatagggttcgcacgcgtaacgtttgatgacgatttagtattatatgagttatgtggtttggtgaccgaatgttgttcggagtcccggatgataccacggacatgatgaggagtcttgaaatggtcgagaggtaaagattgatatataggacgatggtattcggacaccggaagtgtttcgaagAGTATCGGGTGCATATCAGGTcaacggaaggggttccgggcacccccggcaaagatatgggcttaatggtccaagtgagggaacacactagcccacaaggggctggtgcaccacCTATAGGGCCAGCCATATGGGGAGGAAAGGAAagtagaggaggagaaggaaagtgtgaagtaggactcctactcccttcccctcccccctccttcctttccctcttgTCCAAACATGGCAGGGGGCGGCACGGCAGGAGCCCTAGGGCCGACCGGCCACCTATGTGGTGCgccaggctgcctcccctccccctcccacctatatatatgagggggcgcCCCTAGCACAACACCAACAATtattagtcgtgtgcggcgcccctctccacagtttacgccttcggtcatatcttcgtagtgcttaggcgaagccctccgcagatcacttcaccatcaccgtcaccatgccgttgtgctaacggaactctccatcgacactttgttggatcaagagtttgagggacgtcatcgatctgaatgtgtgcagaactcggaggtgtcgtaccttcggtacttgattggtcggaacgagaagttcgactacatcaaccgcgttgtcaaatgcttctgcttttggtctatgagggtacgtggacacactctccccctctcgttgctatgcatctcctagatatatcttgcatgagcgtaggaattttttttgaaattgcatgctacatttcccaacaggtCGCGCCAGTCCTGACGAGAGTTGTGGTTGTCCCGGTGGCCTCTGTCGCGGCCTCCTCCACGGCCGAAGCCACGGTCGCCGTGCTCGTGGCGGCGGCCTAGGCGCTAGTCCCGGTgtgccctgagctcctggcagtcgttggtgttgtgggtgtgaacattgtggaagacgcagaatgggcgGTTATCCTTTGTTGGGTCGTCGCGGTCACGGCCGCGCTTCAACTCAGGCTCTGCTGCCAGCacgatggggcccttgcgcttcgcttccttagCCTTGACGTTCTTGTTTTCGAGATCGACATCGGGGCGCTTAAGGAGGGAAAGGCGGCCCTCCTCGGCCCTGGTGCACCTGTCCGCCagattgaacatctccagagccatcATAGCACGGgagcaggtctggcttgaacttgtcgggccaaaCGACGGGGCGCAGCTCATGAGTGAAAGCGCGGCAGCCCGCCGCACTCATAGGTGCGGCCCGCGCGAGGGGAGCATGACCCTGACGCCCATGCGCTGCAGCCCCAGAGCTGCCCGGTCTTGGTGATGGCGTGGCGGTGCGGGGAGCGCACGCGCGTCGTATTGCGGCtactgcaccacctggcagctggCCTCATCCCGCGCCGGCGTTGGCGCCCTGCGCAGTGGGTCACGCGGACCCGCGTCGCACCTGGGCTCGGCGTCTGCACTgcgtagaggaggaggaggaggtgcgccatgagccacgtcgccctcACGGGAGGGCGGGGAGGCGGAGCAAGTGGGATGGCGCCGGGGCCTCGCTGGCGGCGTTGAAGAGCTCGGTGATGCGGCCCATCCATGTGTCGTAGCCCTCGTTGGTGGGGTGGTAGCACAGCAGCTCatgcgccatgagcagcgcagcctgcgcgttTGCAAGCCCGCAACGAGCGTGGGAGGACGACGCCGTGGCAGGAGTGAGGGAAGGAGTGGCGGTGTGGCCATCACACTGCACAGAAGGTAACATCGAAGAGTCATGCTGCTCACGAGCAGCGAGGACGATGGCAGCGGGAGAAGCAGAACGGCGTGGAACACCGCGGCccacgggcgccgtctgggcgacgcgagcagcccggcgctcagcgcgaacTCGACGGGCGTCAACCATGGGAGCGACGAAGTGAAGACGAAATGAAGCGGAAGGAAGAGCTTCCACAcgcccctacttggcgcgccaaacgTCGGAATCGGGGCTCCGCGGACCCAAACTAGGTTCAAACTCTCGGGCGTGTGCGAAGATCTAACCTAGCTGCAGCCTCAAGCTCATCGCCTCATGGCTTGGCCTCGTCGAGTTCGTGCGAGCGGGGAAAAGAGGGGATAcggcagtttacctaggttcggcccaccttgcggtgtaaaacctaCTCCtgttttgtggtggattgcctcgcgaggaggatgaggatgaactagtatagtagGTGAGCTGCTCGTCAGGGCTCAGAGGGTGAGTATGAATCGACCCTCTCCACGGTGGAGactagcctatatttatagtggccttggtcctcttccctcatagctTAGGCGGGAAGGGGTTCCATatcgaccaatttgaaaggggacaagagtacatcttatcctgacgaaaggtggttttcgcctgcaaagcttctggccatgacgtagtggtgggctcggcgatgacatccgtccggCCAGCTCGTGGTCTTGGTTgcgttgcactggaatggaaacctttgagGGACTCCTTGAAAATCCTCGTACgttcttgcctccttagcaccaaagaggaaactgtcatCCTCTGTGCcagctggcgcccacctggtcttggtcatcacggctcacgtcatcGTGCGCCTCTTGAGATGCgaggcttgcatagagatctccgctcctcaggagacAGACTCGGGAAGCTGCCCCTCGGGAGGTCTTGGTATCGTTTGCCTCGCGTggccgggtccctcgcgagggtcttgccctTGGGGTCTtgtagctgggccgtaccgggccgtcgaCGGGGCCACGCGTTGGGTCGTAGACAGGCAAGTATGGGTACCCTCGATATTAGAACGACGCTAACAGTGGTCTATCATCTAATGCACTCTTGGGCCCTCTATGTCGATATGGTAAATGGAGCCTGTGATCTATGTCTGTGTATTACATATGTATGCTCCCTTGTCCATTGTTTTGTTGTGATTCATTTGGCTTGCTGCATTCTTCGGAGGCTCTACTCACCGTGCTGATGTATATTATAACCATGCCATCTAATCTGTCTATAATATACAAACCACTTCCTATGTATCTGCATACATTTTATGCGCAACCTTTATTTTGCCTTGAGCAACTACAAACATTATCCCCCGTAAAAAAAACTACAAACATGATTTCTAACTATGTGCTCACGATATCTTTCAACACACCAGAATCAATCATTCGATCGTATTTCCCGCCTCGCCACGATATCTTTCAACACACCAGAATCAATCATTCGATCGTATTTCCCGCCTCGCCATAATGTCGCCGCCGCAGCAGACATCAGAGAAGGCAGCCCCTAACGGCCTATCAAGCCATGTTCAGctaggctgggccgccttccgtcttcatcgacctcacaTGCGGCGAcgacaacggcaaggtggacgatatTTTCTTTATGAATTTTGACCGGCATTCACCAACCACTTATGTTTAATTATATTTTTCTAATTTTATTTCGGCCATTCGAGTCAAAAAGGGGTATTCCTCACGATGGGCATGCCTGCCAACCCATATCGAAAGTCACGCACGTCCGCCTAACCGAGCCAAAGGACGAAGTCCGCCTAACCGAGCCAAAGGACGAAGCACTCGGCCGTTTCAGCACGTTGGAGTTactctaagagcatggttaatagtatagccagctgatggCTATAAGCCAATGCTATGTCATCTACAGCctatcttatagtcaacatgtataaTAGTACAGCAAAatagtgtactacttttttattatgcgGCTCACTTTTCATTCTCACAAAATACCTAGGAGCATGTGGCTCTTCacaaagagcccgcttaccttctctctcctccaattaagcagaaatatactaatttatttcttatagcccgctgactcagctctattgtactgcTCTAAGAAGGGACGGAGCTTAGATCGACACAAGCAtttcctaattaattaattatcaaaATACCTGGTCGGCCTACTTACATTTGTCAAATTTATAAAACCACAGGCACCGCGAGATGCCTAGCTGTGGCAAGTACAGATTATTCGGTGCATGTGCGTCGCCGTTTATTTAAGGGTTTCTTTCTTATACAAGAATGGTTTGGGAGTTGTACGTGACAACTTTGATTTACGTCAGGCTAGTCTTGCAAAATAAAACTTGCAATTCGTCCCGCCTGCATATGTGGATGTTGGATGTACCACACATGCTAGAAAACGACGATCTAGCCATGTGATTCAAAGACATGCAAAATAAAACTTTTAACTGTCCCATAACCACTTTTTTGTTTGACCATCGGACAGTAATTCCAAACTGATATACCGTCCATCTTCTCAAACCTTCAGACGCATCGGCGGTATAACGTACGTGCCCCACTTTCCCTCCAAACCAGCAGCAGGCCTTCCAGCATCCGATTTTGCCACATCACGGTCCTAAACAAATAAACCACTTGAGTGACGTTATACAAACACAGTACCAAGTGCACGAGATAAAAACATACCCCGTATACATATCCAGTCCTTTCCTTGTTCATTCTAGCATCAGCAGCTGGGAAGCCCCTTCTTCCCAGCTGGCTCTTGTCCAAACCATCAGCAGCAGCAGTTCTTCCAGCATCCGATATCAACACATCAGAGTCCTAAACACATAGACCACTCAAGTAGTGACATAACTAACAAACGACGCACGAGATAAAATACATACCTGGAATTGATATCTAATCCTTTCCTCCATAGCTTTCATCTTAGCATCAAAACCCTCAGGCAAATCCGGTGGAAGAACCATGCAAAGCCGTGGTGGCCACGAGGGATCGTGGCCACCTTTGTATTTACCAGCGTCAATGGGGTGCTTCATACTAACATTGGTTTTTTTACAACCATAGCATGTACCTTCATATTTCATTTAACTAGCTCTTAGAGATAttaaaatgtactccctctgtaaagaaatacttTACAGAAGGAGTATATGCAGTGAGCCTCAAGCAAGGGAATAAGCCAAACAGCTGTATGGACAAAACTTGCCGAAATCTAAAGTCAAGACTAGTACCGTTATCAACAGCAGGTTTAACCATATGGAGACAGGTGAGCTTGAATTGTAGTCCTCTATTCATTCTCAAGACTTCAGCAAAGAAGAGATTGTCGACGCCACCTTTAGTCTTTCTAGTACAATTCAGACGGTAGTACCAGCCACCTTTGCCCTCATAAACTTCTTGGAAGCTCACGACATCTTCAACATTATATGCATCATCCTGAAATCAGATTGCATCAACAATTAATTGGTACAGTACAAGACAATCAAGGCGGCATGAGCGCATTCGACAAAGTAGCTACAAAGGTAAATTAGCAACTGATGCAAGTGAGTCCCAGGAGTGAGGGAGAGTGAGCAAACCCCCAAAAGATTATTCTCCTCATTGTACTTGTCCAACAAAGCTTGAACCAATAGCCCCATATGATCTTCATCCGGATTGGATCTCGAAGAATACTTCCTCGTGCCATCTGGCCAGTGAAGAGCATCTCGTATAGCAATCTCCGAACTGGAAAGCCCATCGTTTGTGCACCTGAGAAACAATGAATGGAAGCTAATTAATGAACTTTAACCCTGTAAGAGAGCAAGAGTGAGAAACCTTGGACAAGTCAGAGGAGGAATACACCTGCTGCT
Above is a window of Triticum aestivum cultivar Chinese Spring chromosome 6B, IWGSC CS RefSeq v2.1, whole genome shotgun sequence DNA encoding:
- the LOC123137305 gene encoding uncharacterized protein; protein product: MCTNDGLSSSEIAIRDALHWPDGTRKYSSRSNPDEDHMGLLVQALLDKYNEENNLLGDDAYNVEDVVSFQEVYEGKGGWYYRLNCTRKTKGGVDNLFFAEVLRMNRGLQFKLTCLHMVKPAVDNGTCYGCKKTNVSMKHPIDAGKYKGGHDPSWPPRLCMVLPPDLPEGFDAKMKAMEERIRYQFQDSDVLISDAGRTAAADGLDKSQLGRRGFPAADARMNKERTGYVYGDRDVAKSDAGRPAAGLEGKWGTYVIPPMRLKV